The proteins below are encoded in one region of Gemmatimonadaceae bacterium:
- a CDS encoding CPXCG motif-containing cysteine-rich protein: MRLFSDDDDDLPDDLDDEFPLGDGTVDTEAMVVCPYCGEAVDIAIDPGGGMDQRYEEDCEVCCQPWQVHVTYGRDGQAAVTVTALD; this comes from the coding sequence ATGCGTCTCTTCTCGGATGACGACGACGACCTGCCCGACGATCTCGACGACGAGTTTCCGTTAGGCGACGGGACGGTCGACACCGAGGCGATGGTGGTGTGTCCCTATTGCGGCGAAGCCGTGGACATCGCGATCGATCCCGGCGGCGGCATGGACCAACGCTACGAGGAAGACTGCGAAGTCTGCTGCCAGCCGTGGCAGGTGCACGTCACGTACGGCCGCGATGGGCAGGCCGCCGTGACAGTCACAGCCCTGGACTAA
- the wecB gene encoding UDP-N-acetylglucosamine 2-epimerase (non-hydrolyzing) has translation MKLLHVVGARPNFPKLAPVHRAAARAGLVQTVVHTGQHYDDAMSGAFFRDLGIPQPDVDLGVGSASHAVQTARIIERIEPVLDRERPDWVVVYGDVNSTMAAAIVAVKLGLRVAHVEAGLRSRDWTMPEEINRIVTDRLASLLLTPSRDADKTLRAEGEPDSEIVFVGNVMIDSLLHALPNARASGFRKKVGIDGRSVIVTLHRPSNVDELHRLAGIAEALRDLSRDHAVIFPAHPRTQQRLREFGLDLGSVRLLEPVAYAEMLDLVQGAHVVVTDSGGLQEETTALGVPCITVRENTERPITITEGTNRLVPDPAEIASAVRSVRRAEGARRPEGWDGKAGERVARALAAH, from the coding sequence ATGAAGCTCCTGCACGTCGTCGGGGCTCGCCCCAATTTCCCGAAGCTTGCTCCGGTGCATCGCGCGGCGGCCCGGGCAGGTTTGGTGCAAACCGTCGTCCACACCGGGCAACACTACGATGATGCGATGTCGGGCGCGTTCTTCCGCGACTTGGGGATTCCGCAGCCCGATGTCGACCTGGGAGTCGGGTCCGCGTCGCACGCGGTGCAAACGGCTCGAATCATCGAGCGGATCGAGCCGGTGCTCGATCGAGAGCGCCCGGATTGGGTGGTGGTCTACGGCGACGTCAACTCCACCATGGCTGCGGCGATCGTCGCGGTCAAACTTGGCCTTCGGGTCGCGCACGTCGAAGCGGGGTTGCGGAGCCGCGACTGGACGATGCCGGAAGAAATCAACCGCATCGTGACCGACCGGCTGGCGTCGCTTCTCCTGACACCGTCGCGCGACGCGGACAAAACCTTGCGCGCCGAAGGCGAGCCGGACAGCGAGATCGTGTTCGTGGGCAACGTGATGATCGACTCGCTGCTCCACGCGTTGCCGAACGCACGCGCCTCGGGTTTCCGCAAAAAGGTAGGCATCGACGGCCGCTCCGTCATCGTGACGCTCCACCGCCCATCCAACGTGGACGAGCTGCACCGGCTTGCCGGCATCGCGGAGGCGCTGCGCGATCTCTCGCGCGACCATGCAGTCATCTTCCCGGCGCACCCGCGCACGCAGCAGCGCCTGCGCGAGTTCGGGCTGGACCTGGGTTCCGTTAGGCTGCTCGAGCCCGTCGCCTACGCCGAGATGCTCGACCTGGTCCAGGGCGCGCACGTCGTCGTCACCGACTCCGGGGGACTCCAGGAAGAAACCACCGCGCTCGGCGTTCCCTGCATCACGGTGCGGGAGAATACCGAGCGGCCGATCACGATCACCGAGGGCACCAACCGCCTGGTGCCGGATCCCGCCGAGATCGCCTCGGCCGTGCGCTCCGTTAGGCGTGCGGAGGGCGCGCGCCGTCCCGAAGGCTGGGACGGAAAGGCGGGCGAGCGCGTCGCGCGGGCGCTCGCCGCGCACTGA
- a CDS encoding ABC transporter permease, which translates to MTTGVSAAEQSAGETSRLVDGRADDGVPIIVIDGQPSWRRWFADLYIYRGALKSLAWRNVRSRYKQAALGMTWAIVQPAVQVLVFTVLFGRVVKVPSGGVPYAVFALVGLLAWNLFNKVVSEGAVSLVVNQSIITKLFFPRIYLVVAAGASALLDALVTTVLLVILLTFYHIAPTVRIWLALPALAGLLLFSFGFAALLAAINARWRDVQHIVPFMLQVGLFATPVIYANSFVPVRWRWVLALNPLTGLIGIFRAAVLNGPLPTGWIVNLSLAMSAAMTLVGVWCFRRSEATIVDVV; encoded by the coding sequence GTGACGACAGGCGTGTCCGCCGCGGAGCAATCCGCCGGTGAAACGTCCCGCTTGGTGGACGGACGCGCCGACGACGGCGTTCCCATCATCGTCATCGACGGCCAGCCGTCGTGGCGGCGATGGTTCGCCGACCTGTACATCTATCGTGGGGCGCTGAAGAGTCTCGCGTGGCGTAACGTCCGCTCGCGCTACAAACAGGCCGCGTTAGGCATGACGTGGGCCATTGTCCAACCCGCAGTGCAGGTGCTCGTTTTCACCGTGCTGTTCGGCCGCGTAGTGAAGGTGCCTAGCGGGGGTGTTCCGTACGCAGTGTTCGCGCTCGTCGGCCTTCTCGCATGGAATCTCTTCAATAAGGTCGTGTCGGAAGGCGCGGTGTCACTGGTGGTAAATCAGAGCATCATCACGAAGCTTTTTTTCCCGCGCATTTATCTCGTGGTGGCGGCGGGCGCCTCGGCGCTGCTCGATGCGCTGGTCACGACCGTGCTTCTGGTGATCCTGCTGACTTTCTATCATATCGCGCCCACAGTTAGGATCTGGCTCGCGCTGCCCGCACTTGCGGGCCTGCTCCTGTTCTCGTTCGGCTTCGCCGCCCTCTTGGCAGCGATTAATGCGAGGTGGCGTGACGTGCAGCACATAGTGCCGTTCATGCTGCAGGTCGGGCTCTTCGCCACGCCCGTGATCTACGCAAACTCGTTTGTGCCGGTCCGGTGGCGATGGGTGCTCGCTCTCAACCCGCTCACGGGACTGATTGGCATCTTCCGCGCTGCGGTGCTGAACGGGCCGCTGCCAACAGGTTGGATCGTAAACCTGTCCCTCGCAATGAGTGCCGCCATGACTCTCGTCGGCGTGTGGTGCTTCCGCCGATCCGAAGCGACGATCGTGGATGTCGTATGA
- a CDS encoding glycosyltransferase, whose translation MRVAVVSTYFPSVSQTFVLDQISGLIAREHDVDIYALAPEPNSAGVVAQREIDPLAERTYYQPRTPRRTLGRALGITGLLRGPWRGRAREALRMVRRSPGALGVLYESAPFLGRGPYDAILCHFGTNAQRALRVRDAGLVQGPIVAAFHGADMSRYLRMHGVAIYSDLFARGDLFLPVSAFWAARLAQLSCPPEKIAVHHMGIDLARFRFTVPRMPTVDQPLRVVCVARLVEKKGLPYAVRAISALRRDGVDIALDIVGDGPMRSSLQALIAELGMNNTVRIIGARSRDEVARAMSAAHLFAAPSVTAADGDMEGIPVALMEAMASGVPVVATRHSGIPELVEDKVSGLLVPERDTDALADALRWLVDHPERWLLMALAAHDAIERDFNNARLNDELVTLLERARGTKAPVVEGATGPRIVPSPPVGEGGRTTSRPSAPTA comes from the coding sequence ATGCGGGTCGCAGTTGTCAGCACGTATTTCCCCTCGGTGTCGCAGACTTTCGTGCTGGACCAGATCAGCGGTCTCATAGCGCGCGAACATGATGTCGACATTTATGCTTTGGCGCCGGAGCCGAACTCTGCCGGCGTGGTAGCGCAGCGCGAGATCGATCCGCTCGCCGAACGCACCTATTATCAGCCCCGCACCCCGCGGCGCACCCTCGGCCGTGCGTTAGGCATTACCGGTTTGCTGCGTGGCCCGTGGCGCGGACGCGCCCGCGAGGCCCTGCGGATGGTGCGGCGAAGTCCCGGCGCCCTCGGCGTGCTGTACGAGAGCGCCCCGTTCCTCGGGCGCGGTCCGTACGACGCGATACTGTGCCACTTCGGAACCAACGCGCAGCGCGCGCTCCGTGTGCGCGACGCCGGCCTGGTGCAGGGACCGATCGTCGCGGCGTTTCACGGCGCCGACATGAGCCGGTACCTGCGCATGCACGGAGTGGCGATATACAGCGACCTGTTCGCGCGCGGCGATCTCTTCTTGCCGGTGAGCGCGTTCTGGGCCGCGCGTCTCGCGCAGCTCAGCTGTCCGCCCGAGAAGATTGCCGTGCACCACATGGGCATCGATCTCGCGCGTTTCCGCTTCACCGTGCCCCGGATGCCCACGGTGGATCAGCCGCTGCGTGTCGTGTGCGTCGCGCGGCTGGTGGAGAAGAAGGGCTTGCCCTATGCCGTGCGTGCCATATCCGCCCTGCGCCGCGACGGCGTCGACATAGCGCTCGACATCGTCGGCGACGGCCCCATGCGTTCATCGCTTCAAGCGCTCATCGCGGAGCTCGGCATGAACAACACGGTGCGGATCATCGGAGCGCGGTCGCGAGATGAGGTGGCGCGCGCGATGAGCGCCGCCCACCTGTTCGCCGCGCCGAGCGTGACGGCGGCCGACGGAGACATGGAGGGAATTCCGGTCGCGCTGATGGAGGCCATGGCGAGCGGCGTGCCGGTGGTGGCGACCAGGCACAGCGGCATTCCCGAGCTGGTGGAAGACAAGGTGAGCGGGCTCCTGGTGCCAGAGCGGGATACGGATGCGCTCGCCGACGCCCTGCGGTGGCTGGTGGACCATCCCGAGCGGTGGTTGTTGATGGCGCTGGCCGCGCACGACGCGATCGAGCGCGATTTCAACAACGCTCGTCTCAATGATGAGCTCGTGACGCTGCTCGAGCGGGCGCGCGGCACCAAGGCGCCGGTGGTTGAAGGCGCGACCGGTCCCCGTATCGTTCCGTCGCCGCCGGTTGGCGAGGGTGGTCGGACGACATCGCGTCCGAGTGCACCAACCGCTTGA
- a CDS encoding lipopolysaccharide biosynthesis protein: MTQPPLSAKVAAPPPGPPNANRREQLFRTDDLRQGVAGRAIRGGAFTVGSQASQFIIGLLATMVMARLLTPRDYGLIGMVTVVTGFLTIFKDIGLSRATIQRNVLTHEEASSLFWINGGVGVCIAILTMAIAPVLARFYGEPRLTNITIVLACGFLVSGFSVQHQALLRRRMRFAIIAANDIFSMTLASIVGITMAYEQMSYWAIVGNQLAFTISSALLAWIVCRWRPSLPKRSTRVREMLAFGGNVTGFTVLNYFSRNSDDLLIGRFWGSQQLGLYAKAYQLLLFPLNQINLPVGGVAVPTLSRLADEPERYRAAFARTLDKIVLVTMPLVAFLMVCSDWLIAVVLGDQWLGAARIFMWLAIAGFVQPIGYTTGWLFTSQNRTGELLRWGVISSALAVASIVAGVHWGAEGVAKSYGLTSALITTPINLWYVGRRGPVHTSDFYRISAPSAIAAILAGGAVYLFHHLAHPAHEIVGLIIGFGITAVVFLAVLSTMAGGRAGLRDIKLSLDHLRGRA, encoded by the coding sequence GTGACCCAACCGCCGCTCTCGGCCAAGGTCGCGGCGCCACCACCCGGACCGCCAAACGCGAACCGCCGCGAGCAGCTCTTCCGCACCGACGACCTGCGCCAAGGCGTCGCTGGCCGCGCCATCCGCGGCGGCGCCTTCACCGTCGGGTCGCAGGCGTCCCAGTTCATCATCGGACTCCTCGCGACGATGGTCATGGCGCGGCTCCTCACCCCGCGCGACTACGGCCTCATCGGCATGGTCACCGTCGTCACCGGATTCCTGACCATCTTCAAGGACATCGGCCTCTCGCGCGCCACGATCCAGCGCAACGTGCTCACGCACGAGGAGGCCAGCAGCCTGTTCTGGATCAACGGCGGCGTCGGCGTGTGCATCGCCATCCTCACCATGGCCATCGCGCCGGTGCTGGCGCGATTCTACGGCGAGCCACGCCTAACGAATATCACCATCGTGCTCGCGTGCGGATTCCTGGTCAGCGGTTTCAGCGTCCAGCACCAGGCGCTGCTCCGGCGCCGCATGCGCTTCGCCATCATCGCCGCCAACGACATCTTCTCGATGACGCTCGCCAGCATCGTCGGCATCACGATGGCGTACGAGCAGATGTCGTACTGGGCCATCGTCGGCAACCAGCTCGCGTTCACGATCAGCAGCGCGCTCCTCGCGTGGATCGTGTGCCGCTGGCGGCCGAGTCTGCCCAAACGCAGCACGCGTGTGCGCGAGATGCTCGCATTCGGCGGCAACGTCACCGGCTTCACGGTGCTCAATTATTTCTCGCGCAACAGCGACGACCTCCTCATCGGCCGCTTCTGGGGATCGCAGCAACTTGGCTTGTACGCGAAGGCGTACCAGCTGCTGCTCTTCCCGCTCAACCAGATCAATTTGCCGGTGGGTGGTGTCGCCGTGCCGACGCTCAGTCGGTTAGCCGACGAGCCCGAGCGCTACCGCGCCGCGTTCGCGCGCACTCTCGACAAGATCGTGCTGGTCACGATGCCGCTCGTCGCTTTCCTCATGGTCTGCTCCGACTGGCTCATCGCCGTCGTACTCGGCGATCAATGGCTGGGCGCCGCCAGAATTTTCATGTGGCTTGCCATCGCCGGATTCGTTCAGCCCATCGGCTACACAACCGGCTGGCTGTTCACAAGTCAGAACCGAACCGGTGAGCTGTTGCGTTGGGGCGTGATCAGCTCCGCGCTCGCCGTCGCCTCGATTGTGGCCGGTGTGCACTGGGGCGCCGAGGGCGTCGCCAAATCCTACGGCCTCACCTCCGCGCTCATCACGACGCCCATCAATCTCTGGTATGTGGGACGTCGCGGGCCTGTGCATACGTCTGACTTTTACAGGATCAGTGCGCCAAGTGCGATTGCGGCCATTCTCGCCGGCGGAGCCGTTTATCTATTTCATCACCTCGCACACCCGGCGCACGAGATCGTCGGCCTGATCATCGGCTTCGGGATCACCGCAGTCGTTTTTCTCGCCGTGCTGTCGACGATGGCCGGCGGTCGCGCCGGATTGCGCGACATCAAGCTATCGCTTGATCATCTCCGCGGACGAGCGTGA
- a CDS encoding acyltransferase produces MSESGSTTYGITPATTDKRVPALDGVRGLAIVLVLINNVYPNRPPLSAFDYNVAHLANCGWIGVDLFFVLSGFLITGILYDTKGGTHFFRTFYLRRILRIFPLYYGTLFCVYFVFPHFMHQEQQTKYLLSRQAPFEWTYFANLGYVLRGYPPFSTVQFWSLAVEEQFYFVWPFLVFFLTRKRLMTVCCAGLVLALALRIAWLTNGGTASAMYMLTPFHADGLAVGALIALVMRGPDGLKPLERWVGPVAAMCTPIAAVALYFDQFTLNPVRHGPLYAVCFTCVDLGFGALMVATLARPHGMLDRVFSSRTLGFLGRYSYAMYVFHGFVLWVFQRYVPWMASPPSVFGTRIPASIAVLLIVVICTVGLAFASWHLYEKQFLKLKRFVRYSRKVDPTRGAPGDTMDVPRASLSAP; encoded by the coding sequence GTGAGCGAATCGGGTTCGACCACATACGGCATCACGCCGGCGACGACCGACAAGCGCGTGCCCGCGCTCGACGGTGTGCGCGGGCTGGCCATCGTGCTCGTCCTCATCAACAACGTCTATCCCAATCGCCCGCCGCTCTCGGCGTTCGATTATAACGTTGCCCATCTCGCCAACTGCGGATGGATCGGCGTCGATCTGTTTTTCGTGTTGTCCGGATTTCTGATCACCGGAATTCTCTATGACACGAAAGGTGGTACGCACTTTTTCCGCACGTTCTACCTCCGACGCATCCTCCGGATCTTTCCGCTCTACTACGGCACGCTGTTCTGCGTGTACTTCGTGTTCCCGCATTTCATGCATCAGGAGCAACAGACGAAGTACCTGCTCAGCCGGCAGGCGCCGTTCGAGTGGACGTACTTCGCAAATCTGGGGTACGTGCTGCGAGGCTATCCGCCCTTCTCAACGGTCCAGTTCTGGTCGCTGGCAGTTGAAGAGCAGTTCTACTTCGTGTGGCCGTTCCTCGTGTTTTTCCTCACGCGCAAACGGCTGATGACCGTGTGCTGCGCGGGTCTCGTGTTGGCGCTCGCTTTGCGAATCGCGTGGCTTACCAACGGTGGAACCGCGAGTGCCATGTACATGCTGACGCCGTTCCACGCCGACGGCCTCGCGGTCGGCGCGCTCATCGCGCTGGTGATGCGCGGTCCTGACGGACTCAAGCCGCTCGAGCGGTGGGTCGGACCCGTCGCCGCGATGTGCACGCCCATCGCCGCGGTCGCGCTCTACTTCGACCAGTTCACGTTGAACCCCGTTAGGCACGGGCCGCTCTATGCCGTTTGCTTCACCTGCGTCGACCTCGGCTTCGGCGCGCTCATGGTCGCCACGCTTGCGCGACCGCACGGCATGCTTGACCGCGTGTTCTCATCGCGCACGCTCGGATTCCTCGGTCGCTACAGCTACGCGATGTACGTGTTTCACGGGTTCGTGTTATGGGTATTCCAGCGGTACGTGCCGTGGATGGCCTCGCCTCCATCGGTATTCGGCACACGCATTCCCGCGAGCATCGCCGTGCTGCTGATCGTCGTGATCTGTACGGTCGGCCTGGCCTTCGCCAGCTGGCACCTGTACGAGAAGCAGTTCCTCAAGCTCAAGCGGTTCGTGCGGTACTCGCGAAAAGTCGACCCGACCCGCGGCGCTCCCGGCGACACGATGGACGTTCCGCGCGCGTCGCTCTCAGCGCCCTGA
- a CDS encoding glycogen/starch/alpha-glucan phosphorylase, producing the protein IRHIFEAAHQLEGTIKVVYLENYDIDLACKLTSGVDLWLNNPRKPLEASGTSGMKAALNGVPSLSVLDGWWFEGHIEGVTGWSIGGSAEPEPDETRESNDLYVKLEQVILPLFYGLPLGYIDVMRHAIALNGSFFNTQRMVQQYVRNAYFPAQGEPVPEDEEAVRS; encoded by the coding sequence CATCCGGCACATCTTCGAGGCCGCGCACCAACTCGAAGGCACGATCAAGGTCGTCTACCTCGAGAACTACGACATCGATCTTGCGTGCAAGCTTACCTCGGGCGTCGACCTCTGGCTCAACAACCCGCGCAAACCGCTCGAAGCCTCGGGCACCAGCGGTATGAAGGCCGCGCTCAACGGCGTTCCATCGCTGAGCGTGCTCGATGGATGGTGGTTCGAGGGACACATCGAAGGCGTCACGGGATGGTCGATCGGCGGATCCGCCGAACCCGAGCCCGACGAGACGCGCGAATCGAATGACCTTTACGTCAAGCTCGAGCAAGTCATTCTCCCGCTCTTCTATGGCCTGCCGCTCGGCTACATCGACGTGATGCGCCACGCGATCGCGCTCAACGGCTCGTTCTTCAACACGCAGCGCATGGTCCAACAGTACGTGCGCAACGCATACTTCCCGGCGCAGGGCGAGCCTGTGCCGGAAGACGAAGAAGCGGTTCGGTCCTAA
- a CDS encoding penicillin acylase family protein: MIPSKPRFVLALVTLGVISYLSIAPPKPLPRLAPFFDPVRGVWAVARDAVLPKTADAIVPGLAARVRVFYDLRGVPHIFASTERDAYRALGYVTARDRLFQLELQTRAAAGTLTELVGPVALGADRETRALGLPRAVERQLLAMDTTSAAWRAVEAYGDGINAYIDGMRAADLPLEYRLLDARPARWKAVNTLYLLARMGLTLAYDPEEMRRLRAAALVGDRAADALFSARAAIQEPIVPNGQTATRIDSTPLPPPGAPDTAAGALALALGGAMRAAAGAAHDGSGDVSVGSNNWAVSPSRTRDKFALLAGDPHLDLSLPSIWYVAHLSVPASLDVYGVTLPGAPSVIIGFNRDVAWTFTNTGADVMDFYAESVDVAQHPTKYLLDGTWRPLEKRVERYRDGDGRVLATDTVLYTHRGPMQRAGGRWLSMRWTVLERPMVIAPFMQIAHARTVDAWLSDMDSYSWPAQNMLVADRAGTIAIRSTGTFPIRPGDGRGDIVRDGTSSASDWTGVWPVSRYPFARNPAQGYLASANQQPTDPRMDSTYLGADWPDPWRAMRINALLRADSQATVEDMRNDQTDPGSARADLFVPAFEAAARAVASRAPNDSTLQRADSLLGEWNRTYTEDNDRAVLFEMAMRELARRLWDELIPPGDSTPAARPPESVIAALLQQPKSPWWDDRRTTGTIETRDDILAASLRVALGDAERRYGPPGNDDWRWSRVQHANIYHLLELPSLSRLNIEVQGGPGTLAPSSGQGRAGPSWRMVVEMGPDVHGWGTLPGGESGNPASSRYDNMLRSWRTGTLDALYFPPDSMVLSQPPVSPSLTLSPAGHR, translated from the coding sequence ATGATTCCCTCCAAGCCGCGGTTCGTTCTCGCGCTCGTCACGCTCGGCGTGATCAGCTATCTGTCGATTGCGCCGCCGAAACCGCTGCCGCGATTGGCGCCGTTCTTCGATCCCGTGCGCGGAGTGTGGGCCGTGGCGCGGGATGCGGTGCTTCCCAAAACCGCTGACGCGATCGTGCCGGGACTCGCGGCACGGGTGCGGGTGTTCTACGATCTGCGCGGGGTGCCGCACATCTTTGCGTCGACGGAGCGGGACGCATATCGGGCGCTGGGGTACGTGACGGCGCGCGACCGTCTGTTCCAGCTCGAGCTGCAGACGCGCGCGGCGGCCGGGACGCTGACGGAGCTCGTCGGTCCGGTTGCGTTAGGCGCGGACCGGGAGACGCGCGCGTTGGGCTTGCCGCGCGCGGTGGAGCGGCAGCTGCTGGCGATGGACACGACGAGCGCCGCGTGGCGCGCCGTGGAGGCCTACGGCGACGGCATCAATGCGTACATCGACGGCATGCGCGCGGCCGATCTGCCGCTCGAATACCGGCTGCTCGACGCGCGGCCCGCCCGCTGGAAGGCGGTGAACACGCTGTACTTGCTGGCGCGGATGGGGCTCACGCTGGCGTACGATCCGGAAGAGATGCGGCGTCTGCGCGCGGCGGCGCTAGTGGGCGACCGCGCGGCCGATGCGCTGTTCTCGGCGCGCGCCGCGATCCAGGAGCCCATCGTGCCCAACGGACAGACGGCGACGCGCATCGACTCGACGCCGCTGCCTCCTCCGGGCGCGCCCGATACCGCGGCGGGCGCGCTGGCGCTTGCGTTAGGCGGGGCGATGCGCGCGGCGGCCGGCGCCGCGCACGACGGCTCGGGCGACGTGAGCGTCGGCAGCAACAACTGGGCGGTGTCGCCCTCGCGCACGCGCGACAAATTCGCGCTCCTCGCCGGCGATCCGCATCTCGATCTCTCGCTGCCGTCGATCTGGTACGTGGCGCATCTCTCGGTGCCGGCCTCGCTCGATGTATACGGCGTGACGCTGCCCGGCGCTCCATCGGTGATCATCGGCTTCAACCGCGATGTGGCGTGGACGTTCACCAACACGGGCGCGGACGTGATGGACTTCTACGCCGAGTCGGTGGATGTGGCGCAGCACCCGACGAAGTACTTGTTGGACGGGACATGGCGGCCGCTCGAGAAGCGAGTCGAACGATATCGCGACGGCGATGGGCGTGTCCTGGCCACCGACACGGTGTTGTACACACATCGCGGTCCCATGCAGCGCGCGGGCGGCCGCTGGCTCTCCATGCGGTGGACCGTGCTCGAACGGCCGATGGTGATTGCGCCGTTCATGCAGATCGCGCACGCTCGAACCGTGGATGCATGGTTGAGCGACATGGATTCGTATTCGTGGCCGGCGCAGAACATGCTTGTGGCCGACCGCGCGGGAACGATTGCGATTCGATCGACGGGCACGTTCCCGATCCGGCCGGGCGATGGCCGCGGCGACATCGTGCGCGACGGCACATCGTCGGCCAGCGATTGGACGGGTGTGTGGCCGGTGTCGCGTTATCCGTTCGCGCGCAATCCTGCGCAGGGGTATCTCGCGTCGGCGAATCAGCAACCGACCGATCCGCGCATGGATTCGACGTACCTGGGCGCCGACTGGCCGGATCCGTGGCGGGCGATGCGGATCAACGCGCTATTGCGCGCCGATTCGCAGGCGACGGTGGAAGACATGCGCAACGACCAGACGGACCCCGGCAGTGCGCGCGCGGATCTGTTCGTGCCGGCGTTCGAGGCGGCGGCCCGCGCGGTGGCGTCCCGGGCGCCTAACGATTCGACGCTGCAGCGCGCGGACAGTCTGTTAGGCGAATGGAACCGCACCTACACCGAGGACAACGACCGGGCGGTGTTGTTCGAGATGGCGATGCGCGAATTGGCGCGCCGGCTGTGGGACGAGCTGATCCCGCCCGGCGATTCGACGCCGGCGGCGCGTCCGCCGGAAAGCGTGATCGCGGCGCTGCTCCAGCAGCCGAAGAGCCCGTGGTGGGATGACCGGCGCACCACGGGGACCATCGAGACGCGCGACGACATTCTGGCGGCGAGCCTGCGGGTTGCGTTAGGCGACGCCGAGCGCCGCTACGGCCCCCCGGGCAACGACGACTGGCGATGGAGCCGCGTGCAGCACGCGAACATCTACCATCTGCTCGAGCTGCCGTCCCTCTCGCGGTTGAACATCGAGGTGCAGGGCGGTCCGGGCACGCTCGCTCCGTCGAGCGGCCAGGGACGCGCGGGCCCGAGCTGGCGCATGGTCGTCGAGATGGGACCCGACGTGCACGGGTGGGGAACGCTGCCCGGCGGCGAGTCGGGCAATCCCGCAAGCTCCCGCTACGACAACATGCTGCGCTCCTGGCGGACGGGGACGCTGGACGCGCTCTATTTCCCGCCGGACTCGATGGTGCTGTCGCAGCCGCCGGTGAGTCCGTCGCTCACATTGTCGCCGGCCGGACACCGATGA
- a CDS encoding transcription termination/antitermination NusG family protein, which translates to MSSSAEICWELLYTKSRAEEWVDVNLRRQGYSTLLPRVRARSGYRPLFPRYIFAGFELGRSARELRSTRGVSYVVQCGEHAARVPGEVITEIRGRMDEWGVVAVDVAAPRDSMFGKAERERVRALVRFAEAGWRVRVA; encoded by the coding sequence ATGTCGAGCAGTGCAGAAATCTGTTGGGAGTTGTTGTACACGAAGTCCCGCGCCGAAGAGTGGGTGGATGTGAATCTGCGGAGGCAGGGCTACTCGACGTTGTTGCCGCGGGTGCGGGCGCGATCGGGATATCGGCCTTTGTTTCCGCGATACATTTTCGCCGGTTTCGAACTGGGACGTTCCGCGCGCGAGTTGCGGAGCACGCGTGGCGTCTCGTATGTGGTGCAGTGCGGTGAGCATGCGGCGCGGGTGCCTGGCGAAGTGATCACGGAGATTCGCGGGCGGATGGATGAGTGGGGGGTGGTGGCGGTGGATGTCGCGGCGCCGCGAGATTCGATGTTCGGTAAGGCAGAGCGAGAGCGGGTGCGGGCGTTAGTCAGGTTTGCGGAGGCGGGGTGGCGGGTAAGGGTGGCATAG